In Candidatus Obscuribacterales bacterium, a single genomic region encodes these proteins:
- a CDS encoding ISKra4 family transposase translates to EILDWYHLVENLHKVGGSIKRLHQAESLLWHDHVEAAIALFSACHRKQAKNFCEYLRKHQHRIVNYAYFQAEGLYSIGSGAVESAIKQIGRRVKLSGAQWNRENVPQVLAHRCAYLNGLIGSPPPTN, encoded by the coding sequence AGAGATTTTGGACTGGTATCATTTGGTGGAGAATCTCCATAAGGTTGGCGGGTCAATCAAACGACTCCATCAAGCAGAGAGCTTGCTATGGCACGATCACGTTGAGGCAGCGATTGCTTTGTTTAGCGCCTGTCACCGAAAACAGGCGAAGAACTTTTGTGAGTATCTACGTAAGCATCAGCATCGCATTGTGAATTACGCGTACTTTCAGGCGGAAGGGTTGTACTCGATTGGTTCTGGTGCCGTTGAATCCGCCATCAAACAGATTGGTCGGCGAGTGAAACTTTCAGGCGCACAATGGAACCGTGAAAATGTCCCTCAAGTGTTAGCTCATCGTTGTGCTTATCTCAATGGGTTAATTGGTTCGCCACCACCCACTAACTAA